Within the Candidatus Hydrogenedentota bacterium genome, the region CGGGCACCCATGCGCACAGCTGGGTCATGAGTTTTGCTTCCGAACTGGAAGCCTTCCGCGAATTTGCGCGCCTCTATCCCGACCGCTGTATGTTGTTGGTGGATACCTATGATCCCATTAAAAGCGGTTTCCCCAACGCTATAAAAGTCTTCCAAGAAATGCAGGAGCAAGGGATTCCTATTCGCCCTGCAGTACGTCTTGATTCGGGCGACCTCGCCAAGCTGAGCAAAAGCGGCTACGCCATGATGGTTGAGGCAGGGCTGGAAGAGCCGATCATTGCCGCTTCCAACGATTTAAACGAAGATCTGATTGCTGATCTTAAACGTCAAGGCGCAAAGATTAACATGTGGGGTGTGGGCACCCAACTAATTACCAGTTATGATGCTCCGGCCTTGCCCGGCGTGTATAAACTGGTTGCCATCGACGAAGACGGCGCATGGCAGCCGCGCATGAATGTCACTTCCAATTTTGAAAAGGCAACCAACCCCGGACGCAAAGAGCTGATGCGCTATTTTGATAAAAACGGGCAGCCCTTAGGGGATGTCATTTATCTGGATAAGGAACCGGTTGTCGAGGAGGGAACCATTCCCGGCCGCGCACAGAAACATCCCCATGCGGCGCGCTATCTCGAACATACCGTCTATGCCAAAGCTTTATTGGAAACCGTATTTGCAGCGGGCAAACGTACCCGTGCGCCCTTGAAAACCAAGGATATCCGGGACTATGCCTTGACCACACAAGCCAGCCTTCCCGAAGAATACAAACGACTGAGAAATCCTGAGATCTATAAAGTGCTGCTCTCGCCGCAGCTGGGCGATATGAAGGACAGCATGTTATTTCAATCAGAAGGCAAACACTAAGGCGCGATCATAAATCCCCTTTTATAGAAGATAGAAAATCCTCCTAATTTTTTGATAATAGTATGAACAGCAGTTAAGGTTTTGGATCCTTCGGACAGTGATTTGCGAGAGTGATCTTGTGCAAGCAGTCCGCGATCAATCCGAGCCTTTTGGGAAGGGAGACAACCATGGGTTTAGTCAATATTGCAGTCGCATCGCTTTCAGTGAAAGCAGGTGATTTCAAAGGAAATAAAGCGCACATTACCGATATTATCAAGAAGGCGCAGGACAATAATGTTCATTTGCTGGTTACGCCTGAGCTCGGCATTTCCGGGTACAGTCTGGAAGATCGCGCCTCACGGGCGGAGCTGGCACAACAAAGCTGGGCCACCTTGGCAGAAATTTCCGGTCTATGCGATAGGATTGCGCTGCTCGTCGGCTTACCCATTCAGCATGATAACCACCTGTACAGCGCCACCGCGCTCATTCATAATAAAATTATCCACGGTCTGACCCTCAAGAAACAACAAGGTCAGGCAAGCTTTGGCTGTCATAAAGGGACTTGGAGTTATTGGGAAGGCGGGGTCACTGAAATTCACGGCGTCCCTGCAGGAGAACTTCTCTTCCGTTTACCCTTTGGCACCGTAGTCTCCGAATTCTATAATGAATACCATAATGCGCCGTTCCTGCTTAACGAGGGTATGGCGGGAGAAGCGGATATTGTGTGTCTTTCCGGCGCATCCCCTTTCAGTCCGCGGGTACATGAGAAACGGACGAATCTGCTCATGAGCGCTGCGGCAGCACGAAAAAAGGTCTATGCCTTTTCGAATCTTTTGGGCACCGACAATGGACGTCATATTTTTGAGGGCGGTTGTCTCATCGCCACACCGCAGCGGCTGGCGGCGTCAGGGCCTATCCTGTCGAAACAGCCTTGGCGCTTAACGAGCGCCGTAGTCGATCTTGCCCGGCTTGGCAAGGGTCAAGAAAGAGCCTTTGCTTCAGGCGCAACAGAGATGCCCCCTCCCGCCCTTATTGATCTGAGCAAGGAAAGCTATAAGCCTGCATCTTTAGAGATCTATGTAGAGCAACAACCCAAAAATCTCGACATCTTGTCCATACGCACACGGAGAAGCGACCGAAACCCCGCATTGGACGAACTCTTTTCCGGGATCGCCCTCGGGTTGCGCGATTACTTTGAAAAGGTTGGCGTATTCAAAAAGTTTCTAATCGGCTTATCCGGCGGACAGGACAGTGCTCTCTGTCTGCTGTTGGCGGTCAAAGCGGCAAAAATGCTTGGAGCAGGCAAGGAAAGCAAAAACTATGCGCAATACATCGAAACGGTTTATCTCGCTAATGGCGCGCTTAGCAGTGACGCCACACGGGACGCCGCGAGCCGACTCGCAGCAGAGTGCAAGGTTCCTTTCTCCATCGTTTCTATAGAAAAGGAAGCGCGTATGCTCCTGTCAAAAGCTTCAGAAATGACAGGCGATGCAAACAAGGTCACGCCCATTACGCGTCAAAATCTGCAAGCGCGGCTGCGCGCTTCCATGTTGCTGAACTGGGCGAATAGCGTGGACGGGCTCTTATTGGTTACGTCCAATCTAAGCGAATTGGCCGTGGGCTACAGTACCGCAGGCGGCGATAATCAGGGCGGCTATTCGCCCCTTGCCAATATCCCCAAAACGGTAGTCTGTCAACTGCTCGAATATCTGTCGAAAAAGGAAGATATCAAATCGCTGCAAGGGATTCTCGCGCTGCCGCCTTCCGCAGAATTAGAGCCTGGCCAAACCGACGAAGATGATCTCATGCCCTATAAGGTCTTGGATGAGCTTTTGCATCTCTACTTGGAAACGCAGCACTCTTTAGTCACCTGCTGGCGCATGGCATGCCTCCATTTTCCAGAATATGACGCCGAGCAAATGCGTCAATGGACCGCCGATTTTTTCCGCAGACTGAACGCCGGGCAATGGAAACGCAATCAACATCCCCTATCGCCGAAACTTTTCGACTTGGATTTAAGTCCCTTTACAGGATTTTCTGTACCGATTATACAATCTATTGAATCGGATTTGGAGGAGCTCAATAAAGCAACCCTAAATTGAATGGGCCTTCCTTGCTATATTATTTTTATACGCTGTGCTTCACAGCCGTCTAACTGATCTGTGGAAGGGTCATGATGATCTTGAAGCGTTGAACTTTTTTGGTTTATGATACGTTGCTAGGGAATATGCAGGCCTAATCCGGAGCCGAATGTTATCTTCATTTTATAATCAAGGAGTCGAACATGCGCAAAGCACTAAAAATTCTTGGTGGATTCTTACTCGTTCTCATCGTCGTATTGTTGATTGCAAAATTTTGGGCAGACTACACCTATTTCAATAATTATGATCCCACCCTGCCTTTCAACATCAAAGTAGAAGAAACGGCTGTTGTCGATGATACGGCAACCTTCTTCGGCATTACCCGCCCCCGCCGTTTTGAAAAAATACAATTTACGATGGATGCCCGTGCCGGTGAAAGCATCCCCGTACTTTTAACCTTGCCTGTGGATCGCAAAGAACCGGTTCCCGTTATTATCTTCCTCCATGGCATCGGACAGAGCAAAGGCTTTATCCAAGAAATCTGCACGCCCTTTAATGAGGCAGGTTTTGCCATGGCATGCTTCGATCAATCTATGCAGGGCAGCCGAAAAGTGCACGGTATACTTGAAGGCGCCTATGCCTTCCGTCAACGCCCTTGGAAAACGATTAATGAGACGCGACGCTTAATTGATTATTTGCAAACCTATCCTGAAATTGATCCTGACCGTATTTATCTCGTCGGCGCCAGTTACGGCGCCATTACCGGCAGTACGGTAACGGCTTTTGACGAACGGATCCGTGCGAGCGTGTTGGTTGTGGGCGGCGCTAATATCCGCACCATGCTGGATGCGCCCATGTTGAAATCAGCGGTGTCCAATCGGCTTCTCCATTGGATGGGCAAACAAATCGTTGCTTTTATCATGAGCCCTGCCGATCCCAAACGCTATGCCGCCGGTACTGCCGGACGGCCTGTAATCATGCTGAATGGTTCCGAGGACACTTTAGTCAGCCCTGCCGCCGGTGAAGCGCTCTATGCCGCCCTGGGCGAACCTAAAGATATTAAGTGGTATCCCTGCGACCATCCGGGTCTGCGTGAAGGGGATGCACAAATTGTGGTCGATATTTTAGATGACGGCCTAGAATGGCTCTTAGAGCAGGACAAACCCTTCCGTAAGGATGCCCCTGCTGTCGAAGAAAAGTCTGCCGAGGAACAAATTGCCGTTGAGAGCAACTGAATCCAAGGCGCGCACAGTCCCCTGACATAAACCCGTAGCCTCGGCGCGCTCCGTAGCACAGACACAGAGCGCGCCTTTGCCATACCCATAGACCAATAAGCTTCTTCAGGATTCACCGCCTAAAGCCCTTAGCTTCCACCCAAAGGAGAATATCGTGTTTAATCGTGTTGCTGCGTTACTGGCTCTTTTCTTCATTCCTTGTCTTCTCGTCTCCGCGTCGGAATTTGACAGTCAGGTCCGTTCCGCTCTTGAGGAGATTGCCCCCCACCCGCGCCTATTGATGTCTGAGGCCGATGAACAACGTGTCCGCGACGAGATCCAAAATCATCCGACGAAAGAGTCGCTTTTTACGTTGATTCAAGAACACGCCGACGAGATCCTGGACTTGGAACCTGTTGAACGCAAGGTCACGGGGAAACGGCTCCTTTCCGTTTCCCGTGAGGCGCTGCGGCGTATACTCAACCTGTCCATGACTTATCGGATGACCCGCAACACAGCCTATGCGCAACGGGCGATTGTGGAAATGGAAACAATCATTCAATTTTCCGACTGGAATCCCTCCCACTTTCT harbors:
- the nadE gene encoding NAD(+) synthase; amino-acid sequence: MGLVNIAVASLSVKAGDFKGNKAHITDIIKKAQDNNVHLLVTPELGISGYSLEDRASRAELAQQSWATLAEISGLCDRIALLVGLPIQHDNHLYSATALIHNKIIHGLTLKKQQGQASFGCHKGTWSYWEGGVTEIHGVPAGELLFRLPFGTVVSEFYNEYHNAPFLLNEGMAGEADIVCLSGASPFSPRVHEKRTNLLMSAAAARKKVYAFSNLLGTDNGRHIFEGGCLIATPQRLAASGPILSKQPWRLTSAVVDLARLGKGQERAFASGATEMPPPALIDLSKESYKPASLEIYVEQQPKNLDILSIRTRRSDRNPALDELFSGIALGLRDYFEKVGVFKKFLIGLSGGQDSALCLLLAVKAAKMLGAGKESKNYAQYIETVYLANGALSSDATRDAASRLAAECKVPFSIVSIEKEARMLLSKASEMTGDANKVTPITRQNLQARLRASMLLNWANSVDGLLLVTSNLSELAVGYSTAGGDNQGGYSPLANIPKTVVCQLLEYLSKKEDIKSLQGILALPPSAELEPGQTDEDDLMPYKVLDELLHLYLETQHSLVTCWRMACLHFPEYDAEQMRQWTADFFRRLNAGQWKRNQHPLSPKLFDLDLSPFTGFSVPIIQSIESDLEELNKATLN
- a CDS encoding nicotinate phosphoribosyltransferase encodes the protein MTTAAHSWFDRRHMALLTDFYQLTMMAAHWKRGKTEQRVSFDYFFRSLPPDTGYAVAAGLDDFLNYLENLRFCPDDLDYLRSLHVFEAAFLDYLHDFEPSCTVRAVREGECVFPNEPLVQVEGPIPEVQLVETALLNMINYQTLIATKASRVCLAAQEDPVMDFGLRRAHGPDGGTSASRAAYIGGCAYTSNVLAGKIHDVPVAGTHAHSWVMSFASELEAFREFARLYPDRCMLLVDTYDPIKSGFPNAIKVFQEMQEQGIPIRPAVRLDSGDLAKLSKSGYAMMVEAGLEEPIIAASNDLNEDLIADLKRQGAKINMWGVGTQLITSYDAPALPGVYKLVAIDEDGAWQPRMNVTSNFEKATNPGRKELMRYFDKNGQPLGDVIYLDKEPVVEEGTIPGRAQKHPHAARYLEHTVYAKALLETVFAAGKRTRAPLKTKDIRDYALTTQASLPEEYKRLRNPEIYKVLLSPQLGDMKDSMLFQSEGKH
- a CDS encoding prolyl oligopeptidase family serine peptidase, which codes for MRKALKILGGFLLVLIVVLLIAKFWADYTYFNNYDPTLPFNIKVEETAVVDDTATFFGITRPRRFEKIQFTMDARAGESIPVLLTLPVDRKEPVPVIIFLHGIGQSKGFIQEICTPFNEAGFAMACFDQSMQGSRKVHGILEGAYAFRQRPWKTINETRRLIDYLQTYPEIDPDRIYLVGASYGAITGSTVTAFDERIRASVLVVGGANIRTMLDAPMLKSAVSNRLLHWMGKQIVAFIMSPADPKRYAAGTAGRPVIMLNGSEDTLVSPAAGEALYAALGEPKDIKWYPCDHPGLREGDAQIVVDILDDGLEWLLEQDKPFRKDAPAVEEKSAEEQIAVESN